The sequence GTGTGGTATGGGGCTGGTGATCATGCTCACTGGAGTCCCCATCTACTTCATTGGAGTTCAGTGGAAAAACAAACCATACTGGGTTTACAGTGCTGTGGGTGAGCAAGACCAGCCAAAACTTCTTTGCATTGTTTTGTTAGCACTCTGCAACAAAAAACCATCTGACATCTGTAAATGACATCATGTGTTTCAGAGAAAGTCACCTATCTGGGGCAGAAGTTGTGTTATGTGGTCTTCCCCCAGGATGATCCTTCTGAAATACAGCCTCTTACAGAGAAATCGGAGCTGTGAGCATCAGCACAGGACCTCTTGCACTCCTGTTTGGAATAGCAAAGACCTGTTGTCCATCCGTTATTGAGTGTTCTCCTTGTCCGATGCTGTATGTGAGGAGATGTTCCCCAAAAGCTCCTCTGAGACTCAGCCATCACAGCAGAAGAAACAGAAATTTAACGTTATCTCACTCAGACATCACATTTCTTAGTTGAAACAGTTCTCCCCTCGCATACATTCGTCCGGACATCACCTTGTAATTGAACGTACCCTCCTCCTGTCCTGTCAGAGCTGAATTTCTATGTCGTCTTCATGTTTTCTCTGGGAGTTGTTCGTTTTTTGAGAACTGTTGGTGTATTCTCGTGTGCCTTACAGGATCTCTCTGTATTTGAGGTTATTATCTTTACTTTAAGTAGACTTTTTATTAGTAATCCCCTGTAAGTGAGCGACTTCTTGAAGCCTGTTTACCTTTTAACAGTTTTCTGAAATCTAAACTCCATTTGTGAGTCTGAACTTTCTCTCCTAGAGGATTAGGCCTTGTCCTCTAGTCCTCCTAATTATTACTTACTCCCTCAAGCAAAAAACGTAATAACGTCTAGCTGCGCTCAACTGTCTATGCAAGAATAGTCTAGGCACTTTAATGAAGTTACCTATTTTTAGCTCATATTGCACGCTAAACTTATTGCCATGCTTCCTGAATAAGCAACAATCTCCTGCCACTGTTAAACAGAGGCTCTGCCCCAGCACTCATTAGCACTGCCAGTCTTTTAGCCTTATGCTAATGATAGGAACCATGAGATGTTCCAAGTTCATTCTTCTTGAATAACATTATTTACATAAAAGGtgctttacatttaaaaaaaattctcaaagGCAGACACTTTCAACTGTTATCCAAAAGGAGATGTAGTCCTCCACCCATTAATGCCTTTAGATAACAAGACATTAGTCTATTTTGGCTTTGATTTTGGGCACTGAACATGGACATTCCACTGAGCTATATGCAACAGCGATGATATCCATCTTTTCATTTGAAACTGAATACCAAACCGAAGTCAAACAGATTTTGGATCTGAAGGAGTTGATTAGCGGATTTGGGACTTGAGCGCCCTCTTCAGGCCAGATCTTTCTAGACACACAATCATACCCGGTATGAAGACCCCAGTGCTCTTCTCTTTCCATGGGTCCAGCTCAGTGTCTCTCAGTGATGTCCGCCAAGACTAGCAGTGTTCATGCTTTCACTGCCCACAGCGGCAAAGGCACAATGATAAGCACAGTACAGTGAAATCTTAATGTAAATATTGcttaacatttcaaatacatcaGGGATTCATTGTGAGATCACATTCCTGACATTAGTAAAGTGTGAAATGTATGTATTAAGTATACATATGTTTCATATTGTATGCACTATAGACATGTATGCTGATATACTtgtgttttgtaaaaattgttaaaagGTGTTTATCAATAACAATATTAGCACATTAAATTTAATTCTAAAAAAAGGTTGCAAGTAATAATTGTgttatactgtgtgtgtgtttgtgtttttttgagtAAAGCCTTTGCAGTCTCATTTTGAAAGCTGTGCCCTCCAAAGGTcacacaacttaaaaaaaataattaaaaaaatcacataatgtaaataattaatttgttacaaaataagaatatgtgaataactcaattttgacaaagatgtcagatagaaccttataattccaaggggatGATATGTCATTGATGCTTCCTCAATTCAGAAAAGTTACCATTATATTGCAAAGACAGGGATTTGTGCCACACAATAAATAACAGTCAAATAACATTCAATTTTATAATGATTACTATACAGTTTACAGTGTTTTACAGAAACATACTAACTCTAGAATCCTATCTGTTTAGTAACTATGGCAAGGGAGGGTTAggatcttaaaggtgccatagaattgaaaattgaatttaccttggcatagttgaataacaagagttcagtacatggaaatgacatacagtgagtctcaaacaccattgtttcctccttatataaatttgatttgtttaaaagacctccgaagaacaggcgaatctcaacataacaccgactgttacgtaacagtcaggatcattaatatgtgcgcccccaatatttgcatatgccatcccatgttcaaggcattagacgagggcagccagtattaacgtctggatttttaaacacttgcagtctgtataatgcataaacacaacttcattctttataaatctctccaacagtgtgtaatgttagctttagccacggaacactatgaaactcattcagaatcaaatgtaaacatccaaataaatactctacttacatgatctgacgcatgcatgcagcatgcatgacgaacattttgtgaagatccattttgagggttatattagctgtgtgaactttgtttatgcattgtattatagagtcgcgagctgggggcggggagcgcgaggatttaaaggggaagcagcctgaatcggtgcatatttaatgatgccccaaaataggcagttacaaaaattaattaaaaaaaatctatggggtattttgagctgaaacttcacagacacattcagtggacaccttagacttatattacatcttgtgaaaaagcattctagggcacctttaagacttctGTGAGGAAGTTTCTGTAATATGCCCCCTGGTCTATGTACGCTAAAGATTATGATTATGAATGACACTAACCAGATAACAATAAATTAGTCTGAATATCTAATGGAGAAATGTGCGTTTAATGCAAGGTACAAataaacacagtatttttcatccTTCCAGGAAATGAAATCCATCAAAAGCACAACCAGTttgaaagggggaaaaaatttaaatatatttacaaaatatgttaaaggtAACCATAGACTgcaatgaggggaaaaaaaaaaaaaaaaaaagtcagtccAGGGCCGTGGTTCCCAACCAGGGGCCCCATTATACTTCCAAGGAGGCTGCATGATGACTTTTATCAGTTTTatcagttattttaatataattaacttaaataattttagttaaaatgctaaacaaacacacacaaatcaaaatCATAATTCTCTTCCCTCCTCAATACCTATTGGTTTTATGCTAGCTCAAACAGTTCTTGAAACTTCTGGAAACACAAAATGAatctttattaattaaatttcaacactaatttttgttattaaaaaaattgggGTCTTCAAACATTGTGTTGGACAATGGATGGCCTCCGAGTCaaaaaggttgggaaccactggtctgCTGGCCGAATAACCCCAAAGACTTTACTTTGGCTGTATCTGTTGATTGATCTCACCCactgaatttttatttgaattctTCAGGACACTATTTAAGAAATGTCAAAGAAATAGTCACAGATACTGCAAGGAGATAAAGTATCTTAACAGGACTTGTTTAAGCAATTTTAATTGAACCCAGAAAATGCATGACTTCCCTAATGGCACTGAATCTAAATGCTTTACaatgtaataaaacatcatttacaTTTGTATAAAATCTGTGAATCTCTGAAATGGCACATTCTTGAACTTCTGGGATCAGACAAGAGATCATGCAGTCTGAGCAAGGAGGATGGTGACGTGAGAAATAACAGGCAGTCGGCCAGCAGAGAGAATCAGATGAAGGAAAAGACTGACCCCTTCAAAGATGGGACCAGCTTTTTAGTTTGATTAGTTCCGGTCCAGGACCAAATGTGCTAAAGCAGCAAGTATGGCTAGCACAGAGTAGTGTGGcactacatttaaaaacacagaACATACATTCATGGAAAAGGCAGCAACCTAATCTTACTAGCAAACAAGTCCTTCAAGTGCCAAATGCGTAAATGCAAATGAAATTGAAAAACAAAGATACAAACTGGCGTGAGCTCaaacacaaatgtgatattgagtCATTTTCCCATGACCCTGATGTCCTGATTGCTTCAGAACTTCAGACTACAGCTGTTAACAAGGAAACTCACAATAACTGCTTCTCTCTCATTAACCATTTTACAATCCCTGAGTTCTGCTTCCCTTAAGAAAAGACTTGGTCTTTTACATGGGGGAAAAAGCTTAACATTAACTCATGTCATTGCTGGACCTGCCATGATATTACAGTCTGGTGGCCAGACTAACAAAACAAACCTTAAATACAAAAAAGCTGATATAGATCATCACTAAATGAGCACAAAGCTCCAGTAGTCTGAGGGTATAAAAtcttacactaccattcaaaagattggggtcaatatgattttttttaaatttattttttaaagaaattaatccttttatttagcatagatgcattaaattgacgttacaaaaaaaatgactttttacagttttttttttttatcaaataaatgcagccttggtaagcataaaagacttttcaaaaacattaaaaaaccttactgaccacaaacttttgaacaaacgTAGAGCACAACCAACAAACACTCAGATCTGAATGTGTAAAGCATAATTCTGACACAACTGTCTGGTTCAGATAGACATGAAATGAGTGCAGGAATGTTACCCTTTGTAGGCGACACAGTGGATCTCTTATAAGGCGTTGGGGAGGTGAGAAAAAACTCTGAAGCCTTTTCAGAGTTTCTAAAGGTCATAGCTGAATGTTATTGATGAGAAGTAGAGATTCAAGCAAATGAAGCTCTGTGTTATTGACATGATATTCCATGAGGGATAGTATCTATGCACATATGTGTGCTATAGTGTTGTAGCCACATTCATTAGGTTTTTGGTGATTTCTAGCATGTGAACAATCATACCGAATGCTGGAGCTGGACTGTGAGATAATCTAATCAAGTATGACCAAAGAAAAAAACTCTGCAGTGTCTGAGCTGAGGTCGACTCTCCTGTGTTCTACTCTGACAGGGCAAACATTCTGTAACTACAAGGCTCCAAACTTTCaagtacactaccgttcaaaagtttgggattggtaagagtttttaaagggatagttcacccaaaaattaaaatttgatgtttatctgcttacccccagggcatccaagatgtaggtgactttgtttcttcagtagaacacaaatgatgatttttaactccaaccgttgcggtctgtcagtcgtataatgcatgtcagtgggaacttcgtctataagagtaaaaaaaaacatgcatagacaaatccaaattaaaccctgcggctcgtgacgacacattgatgtcctaagacacgaaacaatcagtttgtgcgagaaaccactatgtccaactgccccaCACATCCTGTTaatgaggtcaaaaaacacgttctaatgacggaagtgatctctcgcgctttgcttcaatgagtgtgagacatcacttccattgTCGGGGCGCGTttagacctcacacaccggatgtggagggcagttggacatagtggtgttttagaggtaaaaaattatataaataatgttcggtttctcacacaaaccgatcgtttcgtgtcttaggacatcaatgtgccgtcacgagccgcaggacTTTATTTGGAtgtctatgcatgtttttttttactcttatggACGAAGTTCCCACTGACacgcattatatgactgacagacggctgcagttaaaaatcatcatttgtgttctactgaagaaacaaagtcacctacatctcggatgccctgggggtaagcagataaacatcaaattttcatttttgggtaaactatccctttaacatattttaacacatcattactcttcagtgtcacatgatccttcaaaaatcactctaatatgctgatttgctgctcaagaaacatttcttattatcaatgttgaaaacaattatgctgcttttttcttcttcattcAATTCtagaacagcattcatttgaaatggacattttttgaaacaatgtaaaagtctttattgtaacttttgatcaatgcaatgcatccttgctaaataaaatatccatttcttaaaaaaacaaaaaacaatttgaccccaaacttttgaatggtactgtatgtttacatgcacttcAATTTCAGTCTAACTAAAGCAAtaatttgtctttttaaaatgtcatgtaacGCTTTAGCCTGACTGAAATAGAACCAGTGTGGTTTTTGCAAAGTCGGACAAACAGACCCAGGCGTGACTGGAGTTCGGCTTCGCCCAACATGTATACATGTTATTCAGACTACAATTGGCCTTGGCATTGTGACATTCTCCAAAAGACTGAGGTGACgctcaacatttatttaatccTTCAAATATTTGCATTTTGCCATATATTCAGTCAGATGAAGACTGTAGCTCGTCTTTGCAAAAAGCTTGATAatagctgtgcatgtaaacatactttatgACTCTAAATGGAAGTCTGTTGGTTGAACCTGGTAAGGCTCACTGTGTTGGCACAAAATCAGAATGGGGGGAGGGGGGTGGATAAAGGCTTCTCAGTGCACTAACAGAATCTCATCATCCTCTTCCTCACTAGTTGTGAGTCTGCAAAGCCTGACACAATCACCGGGAACATCTTCCGTTCCTGATGATTTCCTGGAGTGTCCGTGAGCATCTGTGAGCGAGTCTGTGTGTGGTTTTCTGAATGTAGGAAAGCTCCTCTGCTCCTCAGACTGACTGCTGGAGGACATCGGTGACTCTGGGGAAGAAAGCGGTGAGATGCCCACAGAGGTGTAGCGTAGGAGAGAGACTCCTCTGAGCTCTGCAGCCAGTTCCTGCACCAGCCGTCTGGAGGATCTCGAACGGCTCGTGCTACGTTTGGGGCTATCGGGAGTTCCAGGAGGGCTATCGGCATCTTTATGTTTTGGGGAAATGCCCTGTTTGGGTCTAGCTCTCATCCCCTCTGAACTTCtgtcatcttcatcatcttcgTCCTCCAGGGTGTCAGAGGTGGAGCGGGGCGAGCCGGGTGAGGGCAGAGAGAGAGGAGAAGCCGGAGACTCTCTGTCAGGTAGGCAGAGGGCCTCAGTGTGAGCCTGCAGCGCCAATCCCAGCGCCACCGTCGAACAGGGTGACGGAGTCTGTCCCACGCTCTCTCGCGACTCCTCGCCGCCATCGTCCGCTGTGTTGTAGCTGTGGAGGCTCAGATCGgagtgcgtgtttgtgtgtgtgggacCCGGACCCGGAGGCGTGAGGAGTGGAATCTGACCCCGTAACCGAGAGCCACGATGGAACAAGCGATTCCACAGACGACCAAGTCGCCTCCGTGACGAGGAACGACGAGAGGAGTGACGGCGAATCTGCCTCCGCATAGCCGAACGGAGATTCTGCAGAACAGATGcctgagagagacagaaaacTCTACAGTTGTCATGGAGACAGCATTTGCCTTTTTAATCACATGATGAAAACTTGTGTGCTTTAAGTAAGAAATAATTGACAACAGGCCATTGAATGATTGAAAAATAAGCCTCATCCGAGGTGGTAATTCACCTTAgatgtgcattatttttcaataattcaacTTACCACAGTTAGCACATTCAAGACATTGTTCATATGttttatttcaagacatttgtttttgttcttaaATGCTCTTGTGTGTGTAGAACTCATTTCTTATGCATCTCATATTAAGCCCCTGTTGCTAATTTGTAGCATTAAAATATGTAGTCCATTAATAAATGGCATACCGTTTTTCAGGAGAAAGAATCAGATAATAgataataaaaagtaatttagtggggaaaaaaatggaaattgtttgtcatttttatcatATTTGTTTGCTTAGTGTCTTTGTGGGAATCTTAACTGAACTGGCACAACCCACAGGAAGTTGAACGGGaatttgattttgaattaaagGAAGTAGAATTTACTGAATTACAATTCAGACAAACGGGTAAAATCTGAGAAATGaagcatttttttcattttaggtctaaaaatgtattcaatataaagaggaaataaagaaataaataaaatacaaatatctaAATGGTAACATATATCTGTGTTTTGAAACACATCAATATGCAAactttgcaaacattattttaactttGTTCTGCTTTTCTAGTTAAAAATTACACGTATTGcagttgtttgaatttcttttaatttgagTTCATTTAAACTGTACTTCCTTAAACTCAAATTTGAATAGCAATCTTGTATATTACCTCAATTGAAATTCAATGTCATATTGACACACCTGCGTGGGGTTGTAGACTGGAAAGTCATCCACTGGGGGTATGAGACCTTGAGCTATTAGTTGACCATAGGAGGGTGGAGCCTCCCTCTGAACAAACTCCGCCTCTAGTCGGGTCATCTGGGTTTCAAAAGCTCTAATGAGAAATAGGAACATATAAAGAtctcttttataaatatgctgATTGTtgccatttaaaaatgtaagaaaaaacTGCACACATGCAGGCAGGGTCTCTCTTGAGAATCTCCAGGAGCTGTTAACCAGCAGACCAGAGGTACTTTGACAGTTTGATGAAGTGCAGGTATTTTGGGTGCTGCTGTGTCTTTACAAGGCTAACTGGAGAAAAACTGTGTGCATCACCCCCCAGAGCAACATATGGGCCGTTACTGGAGATCCAATTATGTTTAAAGCGAAACAAGAGAGTCATCCTTCACTTCAGGTTGGGATAAACTTGTGCTTTTCTAGCTTTCAGCAATAGGTTTCAAGATTAAAGCACTTAGTCATTTCTGTTTCCTACTGACTAGGTGTGTGTCAGTATCAGTATAGTTCTTCTATTTAATGCCATGTTGGCATCTGTGGCTATCTTCGTGGCAAAAACTGAATTACAAAAATAGAAGACTTCCacatatacaataaaaataaataccaaGCAAACTATATAagatttttaacattaacatatcgttagcctcatagcataattgcccagATCATATTTCAAAAGCAGATATCACAATCAGGAATTTACTATATGTGTGTCTAAGTAGGAGACAAAATGAATTGGACTACAGTGTGAATCGATTTAGCACAAAATAAGGAACATTATCAATTAAAAAAGAAAGGATAAACATTGACACACtgcaaaaagtaataaaaatgttcttaaCATTTTTACACTTTTGGAACTTTTTTCCAATGTTTTTAAACATCAGTAGAAAAagacaaaagagaaaaaagatttttaaaaaattttatataaatatacttctatttaaaagtttgaggtcattTTGAGGTcacaaaaaagtaataattctaaatattaatacttttattcagcaaggatgccttatactgatcaaaagtgacaaagacATTTACACTGTtacaaaagtattttatttaaaataaatgctgttcttttgaactttctattcatcaaagaatgttgaaaatatgtattaccatttccacaaaaatattaagcagcacaactgttttcaagattgataactgaagactggagtaatgatgctgaaaattcagctttgccaacacacaCTTTGCCAGtacattttaaagtacattaaaatagaaaacacttattataaattgtcatatttcacaatattactgtttttactgtattttgatcaaacaaatgcacttgtaagttctttcaaaaacataaatttaaatatttaagcaAACATttagtgagaaaaaaaagttactaatgggtcaataaaaataaaaagtattatcTTACACAGTTTTTGATTATCAAATAGATCTTGTTTtataaagacaaaaatacagataaaataaacaataaagattttaaataataaaaaaaagccatataccttggaaaaaataaaaaagacaggaAGAGGATAGAAATGACCTCACCTGTACTCTCTTGTCCTGAGCGAATAGAGTTTAAATGCACAACCCAGTGCGATGACCAGCAGCAGGCCGCAGACCAAGCTGCCAATCAGAGCCGCTGTGATCACCTTCCTGGGCACAGAGGCCAGACAGTCTCTTTCATCACTGCCATCGAGACAGTCCTCTTGCCCATCGCACCGCCACGTCTCAAAGATGCACAGGTTGGTTCCGCAGTGGAAGTTTCCAGGCTGGCAGACAAAGCAGTTTTTCTCATCCGAGCCGTCGGGGCATTTCTTCTGGTTGTTACACCTCTCAGAAGCTGAGTAACATGCCCCGCTGCCACCCTCACAGGGATACTCTCCTGGCTGGCACAGCGGGCATTCCTCCTCATCTCGCCCCCCAGGACAATGCCAGTAACCATCACAGCGCTGCAGCTCAGAGTAACAGCCCTCGTCTGTGCCACATGGATGCTCACCTGGAAAGCAGTACCCCTTAACCTGCAGAGAGAGGGGTCGAGGTTAAACACCTTTAGTGTAACCGTGTCTCCATCCTAATCATAAACTGTAGTAGTGAGTTCAAATTACTTCACAGTTTTGCATATGGATATCTATAATAAAG is a genomic window of Megalobrama amblycephala isolate DHTTF-2021 linkage group LG3, ASM1881202v1, whole genome shotgun sequence containing:
- the lrp3 gene encoding low-density lipoprotein receptor-related protein 3; this encodes MMVMMERIRLYLMKWICLRWAWVCVAACGGKVELHTERRGVIYSPSWPLNYPAGVNCSWNIQGSRGDVITISFHSFDVEDTADCRGDWLLLGPTWKADYRFCGSVLPPPFISSRGRVWVYFHSQANSSGQAQGFRLSYIRGRLGQSSCENDEYLCGNGKCVPRSWRCNGLDECGDNTDERICAAPPTPARVSLCPPGTLQCSDIQSTRCLPVSLRCNGARDCPDGSDEAHCPDTSCGKRLVNFYGTFASPDFFRPNRSSGTDLHCMWFLDTQDPKPLVLQVDLQLGVGDSVRVYDGLGERAERLLQSLSHHNNHRRALLESSQGQMSIFYHAKPHSPGHGFNATYQVKGYCFPGEHPCGTDEGCYSELQRCDGYWHCPGGRDEEECPLCQPGEYPCEGGSGACYSASERCNNQKKCPDGSDEKNCFVCQPGNFHCGTNLCIFETWRCDGQEDCLDGSDERDCLASVPRKVITAALIGSLVCGLLLVIALGCAFKLYSLRTREYRAFETQMTRLEAEFVQREAPPSYGQLIAQGLIPPVDDFPVYNPTQASVLQNLRSAMRRQIRRHSSRRSSSRRRLGRLWNRLFHRGSRLRGQIPLLTPPGPGPTHTNTHSDLSLHSYNTADDGGEESRESVGQTPSPCSTVALGLALQAHTEALCLPDRESPASPLSLPSPGSPRSTSDTLEDEDDEDDRSSEGMRARPKQGISPKHKDADSPPGTPDSPKRSTSRSRSSRRLVQELAAELRGVSLLRYTSVGISPLSSPESPMSSSSQSEEQRSFPTFRKPHTDSLTDAHGHSRKSSGTEDVPGDCVRLCRLTTSEEEDDEILLVH